One part of the Phragmites australis chromosome 3, lpPhrAust1.1, whole genome shotgun sequence genome encodes these proteins:
- the LOC133910624 gene encoding uncharacterized protein LOC133910624: MAQFNELKQSMEELTNNFQALMARLQDPPRDNANGSHHEDEVDETEEEAAARRAREQRRRRERAAANARRPPLPGRGNGGRGVGRDHERGLGLEESGSEEEEDNEVDQPHHDDRRRHRGNRGRNQPNEERFGKLKFTMPKFDGGSDPEAYLTWELKVDKIFRLHNYSEQKKMAMAALEFDGYALIWWEQMLNDREEAGQGDVRSWAEMKREMRARFVPKHYRRDLFDKLQNLKQGSLSVDEYYKEMEKAMIRANVYEDEEQSIARFMSGLHRNIQRIVEFQQYRNLIELVHQASKAEQQLQQDMKSNRGVSFSSRSAPSGSKFTPRGSASRGSISNSSGGARSSNFGASSGKELAAPNERNKSANSSSTSVGSSTKSSGIQCFKCGGRGHVIKECPNNRTIIVNDQGEYESASDEEHEEIEEEGNLEQDICEFETGAALVVTQILSVQMSEAENGQRHNLFQTRAKVEDKVCKIIIDGGSCHNLASKEMVEKLGLKLLKHPHPYHVQWLNNSGSIKIAHRVKISFKIGEYIDTVECDVAPMTVCHMLLGRPWQYDRSSLHCGQTNQYTIKWKGKE; encoded by the coding sequence ATGGCACAATTCAACGAGttgaagcaaagcatggaagagctAACGAACAATTTTCAAGCACTTATGGCCCGTTTGCAGGATCCACCTCGTGATAACGCAAATGGAAGTCatcatgaagatgaagttgatgaAACGGAAGAAGAAGCTGCTGCTCGACGTGCAAGAGAACAGCGAAGACGTAGAGAGCGAGCtgctgcaaatgcaagaagacCTCCACTTCCAGGACGTGGAAATGGTGGTAGAGGTGTTGGTCGTGACCATGAGAGAGGTCTTGGACTAGAGGAAAGTGGgagtgaagaggaagaagacaatgaGGTTGATCAGCCCCATCATGATGACCGTCGACGTCACCGCGGGAATCGTGGGCGTAATCAGCCCAACGAGGAGAGGTTTGGCAAGTTAAAATTCACCATGCCCAAGTTTGATGGAGGGTCTGATCCTGAAGCATATCTTACATGGGAGTTGAAGGTGGATAAAATTTTTCGCTTGCACAACTATTCTGAGCAGAAGAAGATGGCCATGGCTGCTCTTGAGTTCGATGGCTATGCTCTAATCTGGTGGGAGCAAATGCTAAATGATAGAGAAGAAGCTGGCCAAGGTGATGTCCGTTCATGGGCtgaaatgaagagagaaatgaggGCAAGATTTGTCCCCAAACATTATCGTCGTGATCTTTTTGACAAGCTACAGAATCTGAAGCAAGGAAGCCTTAGTGTTGATGAGTATTATAaagaaatggagaaggcaaTGATTAGAGCCAATgtatatgaagatgaagagcaatCAATTGCACGTTTTATGTCAGGGCTGCATCGTAATATTCAGCGTATTGTTGAATTTCAGCAGTACCGCAATCTTATTGAGTTGGTCCATCAAGCAAGCAAAGCTGAACAACAGTTGCAGCAGGACATGAAGTCCAATAGAGGAGTATCTTTCAGCTCGAGAAGTGCCCCAAGTGGAAGCAAATTCACACCACGAGGTAGTGCAAGTAGAGGTTCAATTTCCAACTCAAGTGGTGGTGCACGCTCAAGCAATTTTGGTGCTTCTAGTGGTAAAGAGTTGGCTGCTCCAAATGAGAGGAACAAATCAGCAAACTCATCATCTACTTCAGTGGGTTCTTCCACCAAGAGTAGTGGGATTCAATGCTTCAAGTgtggtggtcgtggtcatgTTATAAAGGAGTGTCCAAATAATCGGACCATTATTGTAAATGACCAAGGAGAGTATGAATCTGCTAGtgatgaagaacatgaagagattGAAGAGGAAGGTAATCTGGAGCAGGACATCTGTGAATTTGAAACTGGAGCTGCTCTTGTTGTAACTCAAATTTTGAGTGTGCAAATGAGTGAAGCTGAAAATGGACAGCGGCACAATCTTTTCCAAACCAGAGCCAAGGTTGAAGACAAGGTGTGTAaaataatcattgatggtggaaGCTGCCACAATCTTGCTAGCAAGGAAATGGTTGAAAAGCTTGGTTTAAAGCTGCTGAAACATCCTCATCCTTATCATGTGCAATGGCTAAATAATTCAGGTTCAATTAAGATTGCACATAGAGTGAAAATTTCTTTCAAGATTGGTGAATATATTGACACCGTGGAGTGTGATGTGGCACCCATGACAGTGTGTCATATGCTGCTAGGAAGACCATGGCAATATGATCGGTCCTCTCTACATTGTGGTCAGACCAATCAATACACCATCAAGTGGAAGGGCAAGGAGTAG